The proteins below are encoded in one region of Plutella xylostella chromosome 13, ilPluXylo3.1, whole genome shotgun sequence:
- the LOC105385660 gene encoding teneurin-m isoform X6 yields the protein MLRSTYDRSDHERCLLEGGRAPPDVPPRNPTMSRLNGRIVGNPADLADFEPSCLVRTPSGNFYVPSGDIQKNPSMDYKSNSSCSSPGKQDKSTLERMDRNERGHPAFGVPVPVLPVRNNLRASHFTPAGSRFHFRKGLSSRCSWKCTAIVFIILFVVLLAISSYMSASYFVNWSYQNAKACTVLVGESTEVFPASKATTLESANKSIATRPHQNSAASGSGNDGKPHSRPRRDVDGHASSSSSPPTTAPPSSDTTSVDMHELITTPSVNTFSLVHGVTSSTPGELPETTDEDTVDANALVSNEVGDSINIGGTNMETSSSSSHNIRKETTTVSSSTLTDSVNITETTTLTTESTTVQTTTPEQTTVLTTVKLDESNSTITSKNYGSQLEAVDTKIDNPPEINSENKRDEMSSNDKIAYDPADMQGDSFPNFYTYGVQKLQYAKLLTRFKAVNEILHIFPNESSTSEKELEKLHYDSEPVLQKVETTITPTTITSSPSTVREITTKTVKPVEETGAPFTTNKLFTPTSHDVFISTTPSATNINNDSKTTTDPVKYDERTTEDVTIETKSSDLPTNPKHVLINLTISADGAENSAYKPLYSLTVTVPTEGDMREVPTVRITPIDVEPTQPTNFNKPLVVENNTPKPFKDTDEEWGGTCECSCPSCDETSSPDDAYDDYLDNSSSKPSTSSDVTDTYNETGTSNYYTDDTTEISSTESTSESFGTTDEISTQTDLIDSTTDFTTETEGDMLTTEPIPKCVCPKIVPPPILILEDARTFPAQSFPPDGTTFKQITLGEKLSKEIPPYSYWNMQFYQSEASYVKFDYLIPRGASIGVYARRNALPTHTQYHFLEVLSGFKARTTRASHPSVKKDVTHYMEQGHWFLSLYNDDGDPQEISFIAVVADDMTHNCPNGCSAKGECLMGHCQCQPGFGGDDCSESVCPVLCSQRGEYINGECQCNPGWKGKECSLRHDECEVPDCNGHGHCVNGKCSCVRGYKGKFCADVDCPHPTCSGHGFCIEGACVCKKGWKGLDCATMDKDALQCLPDCSGHGTFDVDTQTCTCHARWSGDDCSKEVCDLDCGPHGRCVGESCMCDPGWTGEYCTSKLCDVRCSDHGQCKNGTCLCVSGWNGRHCTLEGCPRGCAGHGQCRVANDGHWECKCFDGWDGPDCTTLKEQICDDSKDNDKDGLVDCEDPECCQSAACKGSQLCVSAPKPTDILLRKQPPAITASFFERMKFLIDEGSLQNYAKQETFNESMFWNHFNTSRSAVIRGRVVTSLGSGLVGARVSTSTPLEGFTLTRDDGWFDLLVNGGGAVTLHFGRSPFRHTSQVVFVPWNEVVIIDEVVMTTADDKANMGPPQACLAHDYDAMKPVVLATWKHGFQGACPDKSAILAESQVVQESLQIPGTGLNLVYHSSRAAGYLSTIQLQLTPEKVPPTLALIHLRITIEGILFEKTFEADPVIKFTYPWNRLNVYRQRVYGVTTALVKVGYQYTDCKDIIWNVQTTKLSGHDMSISDVGGWNLDIHHRYNFHEGILQKGDGTNIYLKHKPRLIITTMGDGRQRGLDCGTECEGVATKQRLLAPVALAAAPDGSIFVGDFNLVRKIKTDGTVRTVVKLNATRVSYRYHMSLSPLDGTLYISDPESHQIIKVRDTEDYSDPEHNWETVVGSGERCLPGDEAHCGDGALARDAKLAYPKGVAVSTDNVLYFADGTNIRMVDRDGIITTVIGNHMHRAHWKPIPCEGTLSVEEVHLRWPTELAINPLDNSLHIIDDHMILQMAPDGRVKVIAGRPLHCPSPLTGYDMELATYATLVMPQSIAFGAAGDLYVAESDSQRINRVRLITTDGKISLYAGAESKCNCLERGCDCFEADHFLASNSKFNTISAVTVSPDGIMHIADQANYRIRSVMASIPDASGAREYEIYSPDTQETYIFNRFGQHVMTKNILTGETNYVFTYNVNTSNGKLSTVTDAAGNKVFLLRDYSSQVNSIENTKGQKCRLKMSRMKMLQELRTPDNFNVTFDYHGTTGLLKAKYDSTGRSYIYKYDEFGRLTSAVTPTGRIINLTFDLSLKGATVLVSENNRKPISILIKGSSVNTKIGEAEKKTIISTDGSIASNMPWGHVISTDTVPYTILSEIDPILGESYPVPAKQRTEVGGDLANRFEWRYFLRRLQANKGKSKAVAQIGRKLRVNGENLLTLEYDRDSSTVAVFMDDKVELLNVTYDRTARPVKWGPRNGIFAEVELEYDRFSRLTSWRWGELNETYGFDRAGRLHEIKYGDGSSLAYSFRDMFTSLPLKVTTPRGSDYLLDYDDSGALQNLTTPRGHIHTFALMTSLGYFKYQYFSPMNRHPYEILYNDDGHILAKIFPHQSGKILYVYDSTGKLETILAGASAIRYVYHDNSQLVKNVEITDPDYELKQDYKYHAGILKDEKMKFNSKSGLNNAHFKYQYDGNARLSTIDVNINSKEMPQLRLKYNQNLGILEGVSDLRIYRNTFNRSVMQDTSKQYFTITDYDDHGRTKTILMNIKSFDVFRLELEYDARNRIKSKKMMIGDTSSNERISYNYDGHLMEVVGSEDDWKYNYDENGNIIGVIERGDKRYLGYDIGDRVVHYGDIELCSYDGRGFVIRRGEQKYRYNSRGQFVHAFEREKFQMWYYYDDRNRLVAWKDDKSNVTQFFYANPQTPNLITHMHFPKLEKTVRLHYDQRDFLTCIETEEQRFYVATDHNGSPLVVFDVNGEIIKEIKRSPFGKIIKDTNPGFYVPVDFHGGIFDPNTNLLYLENRLYDPVVGQWMTPSWEHLATKLSLPTDIFIYRFKNNDPINRNQNVPYMTNLASWLQLYGYDLTKMMGSKYITDMIFQPMGSVTAPMLVPDFGVMSGLQCIIEKVNDQLSNIDFVPTPLLKMEPITRNLLPRVSYKRGVFGEGVLISRVDGKAYISVADGANSVVEDVITTVFNNSYFLDVHFSIHDQDVFYFVKDNSLKIRDDMEELRRLSGKFNVSQDETNDQGLEVRVHAVGKGSAQAVIVLRYGVDPAQERIKLLKHAHKRAAARAWEREKALVAAGWEGRGSWTEEEKEELISHGIVDGWAAKDVHSVSKYPQLADDPANIVFVRDSRRKRRKSGRARHRS from the exons GTTGTCTGTTAGAAGGAGGACGCGCGCCGCCGGATGTGCCCCCCCGCAACCCGACCATGTCTCGGCTGAACGGCCGCATCGTCGGCAACCCGGCGGACCTGGCCGACTTCGAGCCCTCCTGCCTCGTGCGGACGCCCTCCGGCAACTTCTATGTGCCTTCAG GGGACATCCAAAAGAATCCGTCTATGGACTACAAGTCCAACTCGTCGTGTAGCAGTCCGGGGAAGCAGGACAAGAGTACCCTGGAGAGGATGGACAGAAACGAGCGCGGGCACCCAGCCTTCGGTGTCCCGGTGCCCGTGCTGCCCGTGAGGAACAACCTCCGCGCCTCACACTTCACCCCCGCAGGCTCCCGGTTCCACTTTAGGAAAGGCCTCTCGTCGAGGTGTTCCTGGAAGTGTACCGCTATAGTGTTCATAATCCTCTTCGTTGTCCTTTTAGCCATCTCCTCTTATATGTCAG CCTCATACTTCGTCAACTGGTCATATCAAAATGCGAAAGCATGTACAGTACTAGTTGGCGAGTCTACCGAGGTATTTCCAGCGTCGAAAGCCACGACGCTGGAGTCAGCCAACAAGTCTATAGCCACGAGGCCGCACCAGAACTCGGCGGCATCAGGCTCAGGTAACGACGGGAAGCCGCACTCTCGCCCACGTAGAGACGTAGATGGGcatgcttcttcttcttcttctcctCCTACTACTGCTCCTCCTAGTTCTGACACCACCTCTGTAGATATGCATGAGCTAATCACTACGCCTTCTGTGAACACTTTTAGTTTAGTGCATGGTGTGACCTCGTCTACACCTGGGGAGCTTCCGGAGACCACTGACGAAGATACAGTCGATGCTAATGCTTTGGTGTCTAATGAAGTCGGTGATTCTATTAACATTGGTGGTACTAATATGGaaacatcatcatcgtcatcgcATAACATTCGTAAAGAGACTACTACGGTTTCATCAAGTACTCTAACTGATAGTGTAAATATTACGGAAACTACAACACTAACTACTGAATCCACTACTGTTCAGACTACCACACCAGAACAAACTACTGTTTTAACAACTGTAAAGCTTGATGAAAGTAATTCAACAATAACAAGTAAGAACTATGGATCACAATTGGAAGCTGTGGACACCAAGATTGATAACCCTCCAGAAATTAATTCTGAAAATAAAAGAGACGAAATGAGCTCTAACGATAAAATTGCTTATGATCCGGCAGATATGCAAGGTGACTCATTTCcaaatttttatacatatggtGTTCAAAAACTTCAATATGCAAAGTTATTAACAAGATTCAAAGCTGTTAACGAGATATTACACATTTTCCCAAATGAATCGTCTACCTCTGAAAAGGAACTAGAAAAGCTTCATTATGACAGTGAGCCAGTTCTACAAAAAGTTGAAACAACAATAACACCTACTACTATAACAAGTTCACCTTCCACCGTGAGAGAAATAACAACAAAGACAGTGAAGCCTGTGGAAGAAACAGGTGCACCATTCACAACCAATAAGCTTTTTACACCAACGTCGCATGATGTGTTTATTTCTACCACACCGAGTGCTACTAATATTAACAATGATAGTAAAACTACAACTGATCCCGTCAAATACGATGAAAGGACAACTGAAGACGTAACTATTGAAACAAAATCTTCAGATTTACCTACTAACCCTAAACACGTTTTGATTAATTTGACTATATCAGCTGATGGTGCTGAAAATTCAGCTTATAAACCACTGTATTCGTTAACAGTGACAGTTCCTACCGAAGGAGATATGAGGGAAGTGCCAACTGTTAGAATTACTCCTATAGATGTGGAACCAACGCAACCAACCAACTTTAATAAGCCATTAGTCGTGGAAAATAACACACCGAAACCATTCAAAGATACTGATGAAGAATGGGGAGGCACCTGTGAATGTTCCTGTCCCTCTTGCGATGAAACAAGCTCTCCGGATGATGCTTATGATGATTACCTCGACAATTCTTCATCGAAGCCTTCGACATCTTCAGATGTCACTGATACTTATAACGAAACGGGTACATCAAATTATTACACTGATGATACTACAGAAATAAGTAGTACTGAATCAACTTCAGAAAGTTTTGGCACAACTGATGAAATCTCTACCCAAACCGATTTGATTGATTCCACTACTGACTTTACAACTGAAACAGAAGGTGATATGTTGACAACCGAACCAATACCAAAATGCGTTTGTCCAAAGATTGTGCCTCCACCCATTCTCATATTGGAAG ATGCGCGCACATTCCCAGCGCAGTCGTTCCCTCCCGACGGAACGACGTTCAAGCAAATTACTTTAGGTGAAAAATTATCAAAAGAAATCCCTCCATATAGTTACTGGAACATGCAGTTCTATCAGTCAGAGGCTTCGTACGTGAAGTTCGACTACTTGATCCCCCGAGGGGCATCGATAGGAGTCTACGCGAGGCGGAATGCCCTGCCGACACACACGCAATACCACTTCTTAGAAGTCCTTAGCGGGTTCAAAGCGAGGACTACAAGAGCATCACAC CCATCCGTAAAGAAAGACGTGACCCACTACATGGAGCAGGGCCATTGGTTCCTGTCCCTCTACAACGACGATGGCGACCCACAAGAGATATCGTTCATCGCGGTAGTGGCAGACGACATGACGCATAACTGTCCCAACGGATGCTCGGCGAAGGGCGAATGCTTGATGGGCCACTGCCAATGTCAACCCGGCTTTGGTGGCGACGACTGCAGTGAAA GTGTATGTCCAGTACTATGCAGTCAACGAGGTGAATACATCAACGGAGAATGTCAATGCAACCCTGGATGGAAGGGCAAGGAGTGTTCGCTTCGACACGACGAGTGTGAGGTCCCTGACTGCAACGGTCACGGCCACTGCGTCAACGGAAAGTGTTCTTGTGTCCGAGGTTACAAAGGCAAATTCTGCGCTGACGTCGACTGTCCACATCCAACTTGTTCCGGCCACGGGTTCTGCATCGAAGGAGCTTGCGTCTGCAAGAAAGGATGGAAAGGCCTCGATTGCGCAACTATGGACAAAGATGCCCTGCAATGCTTACCTGACTGCTCAGGCCACGGCACTTTCGATGTTGATACTCAAACCTGCACTTGTCACGCTCGATGGTCCGGCGATGATTGTTCTAAGG AGGTATGCGACCTGGACTGCGGTCCTCACGGGCGTTGCGTGGGCGAGTCGTGTATGTGCGACCCTGGCTGGACCGGGGAATACTGCACTTCGAAACTCTGCGACGTCCGCTGTAGCGACCACGGACAATGCAAGAACGGCACCTGTCTCTGCGTGTCCGGATGGAATGGACGCCATTGTACCCTCGAGGGTTGCCCCAGAGGGTGCGCCGGGCACGGGCAATGCCGCGTGGCCAACGACGGACACTGGGAGTGCAAGTGCTTCGACGGCTGGGACGGACCTGACTGCACCACTCTCAAGGAGCAGATTTGCGATGATTCTAAGGATAACGATAAAG ATGGTTTGGTCGACTGTGAGGACCCAGAGTGCTGTCAGAGCGCGGCGTGCAAGGGCAGTCAGCTGTGTGTATCTGCACCGAAGCCCACAGACATCCTGCTGAGGAAGCAGCCGCCAGCGATCACCGCATCCTTCTTTGAAAGAATGAAGTTCCTCATCGACGAAGGTAGTCTACAGAACTACGCCAAACAGGAGACCTTTAATGAAAG TATGTTTTGGAACCACTTCAATACGAG CCGCTCAGCCGTGATCCGTGGTCGAGTTGTGACGTCACTTGGATCAGGATTGGTTGGAGCCAGGGTGTCTACATCCACTCCTCTAGAAGGCTTCACCCTCACTCGGGACGACGGCTGGTTCGACCTGCTAGTCAACGGCGGAGGGGCCGTCACCTTACACTTCGGAAGATCACCCTTTAGACACACTTCGCAAGTTGTTTTCGTGCCGTGGAATGAG GTGGTAATAATAGACGAGGTGGTGATGACAACAGCTGACGACAAGGCCAACATGGGTCCCCCGCAGGCGTGTCTCGCCCATGACTACGACGCCATGAAGCCCGTGGTGCTGGCCACGTGGAAACACGGCTTCCAGGGCGCTTGTCCAGACAAGAGCGCCATCTTGGCTGAGTCACAG GTGGTCCAAGAAAGTCTGCAAATACCAGGAACCGGTTTGAATCTGGTCTACCACAGCTCCCGAGCCGCCGGCTATTTGTCCACCATTCAACTACAATTGACTCCTGAAAAGGTCCCACCAACCTTAGCCCTCATCCACCTGAGAATCACCATTGAAGGAATCCTCTTTGAGAAGACGTTTGAGGCTGACCCAGTGATCAAATTCACATACCCATGGAACAGGCTGAATGTCTACAGGCAAAGGGTATATGGAGTGACCACAGCTCTAGTCAAAGTGGGCTATCAGTATACGGACTGTAAAGACATCATCTGGAATGTTCAGACGACCAAATTGAGCGGCCACGACATGAGCATATCTGACGTTGGGGGCTGGAACTTGGACATCCATCACAGATACAACTTCCACGAAG GCATTCTCCAAAAAGGCGACGGCACGAATATCTACCTAAAGCACAAGCCGCGCCTCATCATCACAACTATGGGTGATGGCAGACAGCGAGGCCTGGACTGCGGGACTGAGTGCGAAGGGGTCGCCACGAAGCAGAGGCTGCTCGCCCCCGTGGCGCTCGCGGCCGCCCCTGACGGCTCGATCTTTGTGGGAGACTTCAACCTCGTGAGGAAGATCAAGACGGATGGGACTGTGCGGACGGTGGTCAAATTAAA TGCCACCCGAGTCTCCTACCGCTACCACATGTCTCTCTCCCCATTGGACGGCACTCTTTACATATCGGACCCCGAGTCTCATCAGATCATCAAAGTGCGGGACACAGAGGACTACAGCGACCCCGAACACAACTGGGAAACCGTCGTGGGCTCCGGGGAGAGATGTCTGCCGGGTGATGAAGCGCATTGTGGTGACGGGGCTTTAGCCAGAGATGCCAAACTAGCTTACCCTAAAGGCGTTGCAGTCTCTACCGATAATGTCCTGTACTTTGCTGACGGAACGAACATCAGAATGGTGGACAGGGACGGAATAATCACAACAGTCATCGGCAACCATATGCACAGAGCTCACTGGAAACCCATTCCTTGCGAAGGAACTCTTAGTGTGGAAGAAGTGCACTTGAGATGGCCGACGGAACTCGCGATCAATCCTTTGGACAACAGCCTGCACATCATTGATGATCACATGATCTTGCAAATGGCCCCAGATGGTAGAGTGAAGGTGATTGCTGGAAGACCACTTCATTGTCCTTCACCGCTGACTGGATACGACATGGAACTCGCAACCTATGCCACTTTGGTGATGCCACAAAGCATTGCTTTTGGAGCAGCTGGTGACTTATATGTTGCTGAAAGTGACTCTCAAAGAATCAACCGCGTTCGTCTTATTACTACCGACGGAAAGATTTCCCTGTATGCTGGCGCCGAGTCCAAGTGTAACTGTCTGGAACGAGGATGCGATTGCTTTGAAGCTGACCACTTCTTGGCTTCAAACTCCAAATTCAACACCATATCGGCAGTCACTGTAAGCCCTGATGGCATTATGCACATCGCAGACCAAGCTAATTACAGAATCAGATCAGTCATGGCCAGCATTCCGGACGCCAGTGGTGCTAGAGAATATGAGATCTACTCACCAGACACGCAAGAAACTTACATCTTCAACCGATTTGGCCAACATGTTATGACTAAGAACATTCTTACCGGTGAAACCAACTACGTCTTCACCTACAATGTAAACACCAGCAACGGTAAGCTCAGTACAGTGACAGACGCCGCAGGCAATAAAGTATTCTTACTTCGTGACTATTCCAGCCAAGTGAACTCTATAGAAAACACCAAGGGTCAGAAGTGTAGATTGAAAATGTCAAGGATGAAGATGCTGCAAGAGCTGAGAACACCTGATAATTTCAACGTCACATTCGACTACCACGGAACGACTGGCCTACTCAAGGCGAAGTATGACAGCACTGGTCGCAGCTACATCTATAAGTACGATGAGTTTGGCCGGCTTACATCAGCTGTTACCCCAACAGGTAGAATCATCAACCTGACATTTGATCTCAGCCTCAAAGGTGCCACCGTTCTTGTAAGTGAGAACAACAGGAAACCCATTTCAATTCTAATCAAAGGATCTTCAGTCAACACTAAAATTGGTGAAGCAGAAAAGAAAACGATTATATCAACTGACGGAAGCATTGCTTCCAATATGCCATGGGGACATGTGATTTCCACTGACACAGTTCCGTATACCATCCTGTCTGAAATAGATCCTATTCTTGGAGAAAGCTACCCTGTGCCAGCTAAACAAAGAACTGAAGTTGGCGGTGACCTGGCCAATAGATTCGAATGGCGTTACTTCTTGAGGAGACTACAAGCCAACAAAGGAAAGAGCAAAGCTGTGGCTCAGATCGGTCGCAAACTACGGGTCAATGGCGAGAACTTACTAACGCTAGAATACGATAGAGACTCATCGACGGTGGCCGTATTTATGGACGACAAAGTGGAACTTCTGAATGTTACTTATGATAGAACTGCCAGGCCCGTCAAATGGGGTCCAAGGAATGGAATCTTTGCCGAGGTTGAACTGGAGTATGATCGCTTCAGCCGCCTGACCAGCTGGCGCTGGGGAGAACTCAACGAGACATATGGATTCGATAGAGCAGGACGCCTTCATGAAATTAAATACGGAGATGGGTCATCTCTTGCATACTCTTTCCGTGACATGTTCACTAGTCTACCATTGAAGGTGACTACACCAAGAGGCAGCGACTACCTATTAGATTACGATGATTCAGGAGCTCTCCAAAACCTGACGACCCCAAGAGGCCACATCCATACATTTGCGCTAATGACCTCACTTGGCTACTTCAAGTATCAGTACTTCTCACCGATGAACAGGCATCCTTACGAAATTCTATACAATGACGATGGCCACATTCTTGCCAAGATTTTCCCGCATCAATCTGGAAAGATCCTCTACGTGTATGACAGTACTGGCAAGCTGGAAACTATTCTGGCTGGAGCTTCTGCCATCAGATACGTCTACCACGACAACTCGCAACTTGTTAAGAATGTTGAGATCACAGATCCTGATTACGAACTCAAGCAGGATTACAAATACCACGCAGGAATCCTTAAGGATGAAAAGATGAAGTTCAACTCCAAGAGCGGATTGAACAACGCCCATTTCAAATACCAATACGATGGCAACGCCAGGCTTTCTACTATTGATGTCAACATAAATAGCAAGGAAATGCCACAACTTAGACTGAAATACAACCAGAACCTGGGTATCCTCGAGGGCGTCAGTGACCTGAGGATCTACAGAAACACATTTAACAGATCTGTAATGCAAGACACCAGCAAACAGTACTTTACAATAACCGACTATGACGACCACGGCAGAACGAAAACCATCCTGATGAATATCAAGTCATTCGACGTCTTCCGATTGGAGCTGGAATACGATGCGAGAAACCGAATTAAGTCGAAGAAGATGATGATTGGTGACACGTCATCCAACGAACGAATCAGTTACAACTACGACGGACATCTGATGGAGGTGGTCGGGTCTGAGGACGACTGGAAGTACAACTATGATGAGAACGGCAACATCATCGGAGTCATCGAGCGTGGAGACAAGCGCTACCTGGGCTACGATATTGGCGATCGTGTTGTACACTACGGCGACATAGAACTCTGCAGTTATGACGGGCGAGGATTCGTCATAAGGCGAGGTGAACAGAAGTACAGATACAACTCACGAGGCCAGTTCGTACACGCGTTTGAAAGGGAAAAGTTCCAAATGTGGTACTACTATGATGACAGGAATCGCTTGGTGGCCTGGAAGGATGACAAGAGCAATGTCACGCAGTTCTTCTACGCGAACCCTCAAACTCCGAACCTCATCACCCACATGCACTTCCCCAAGCTCGAGAAGACTGTCAGGTTGCACTACGACCAGCGTGACTTCTTAACATGTATAGAAACTGAAGAACAGAGGTTCTACGTCGCAACAGACCACAACGGCTCCCCACTGGTGGTATTTGACGTCAACGGAGAAATCATCAAGGAAATCAAGCGCAGTCCGTTTGGTAAAATCATTAAGGATACCAACCCTGGATTCTACGTCCCAGTAGACTTCCATGGAGGTATTTTTGACCCGAACACTAACCTGTTGTATTTGGAGAACCGTCTGTACGACCCAGTGGTCGGACAATGGATGACCCCGAGCTGGGAGCATTTGGCCACGAAACTAAGTCTTCCGACCGACATCTTCATTTATAGGTTCAAGAACAACGATCCTATCAATAGGAACCAGAATGTTCCCTACATGACGAACCTGGCGAGTTGGCTGCAACTGTACGGATACGACCTGACCAAGATGATGGGATCCAAGTACATCACTGACATGATATTCCAGCCGATGGGCTCGGTCACTGCGCCTATGCTGGTCCCTGACTTTGGCGTCATGTCTGGCCTCCAATGCATCATTGAAAAG GTCAACGATCAGCTATCGAACATCGACTTTGTGCCCACGCCGCTTTTGAAGATGGAACCCATAACTCGAAACCTCCTTCCGCGAGTTTCCTACAAGCGAGGAGTCTTCGGCGAAGGAGTCCTCATATCGCGAGTGGACGGAAAAGCTTACATCAGCGTAGCAGATGGAGCTAACAGCGTCGTCGAAGATGTTATCACTACCGTCTTCAACAACTCTTACTTCCTAGACGTCCACTTTAGCATCCATGACCAGGATGTCTTCTACTTCGTCAAGGACAACTCGCTGAAGATCAGAGACGACATGGAGGAGCTCAGACGGTTGTCCGGGAAGTTCAACGTTTCCCAGGACGAGACCAATGATCAGGGATTGGAG GTTCGCGTGCACGCCGTCGGCAAGGGCTCCGCGCAAGCCGTCATAGTCCTCCGCTACGGAGTGGACCCGGCTCAGGAGCGCATAAAACTACTGAAGCATGCGCACAAACGGGCGGCCGCGCGAGCGTGGGAGAGAGAGAAGGCACTAGTGGCCGCCGGCTGGGAGGGAAGAGGCTCCTGGACCGAGGAGGAAAAGGAGGAACTGATTTCTCACGGCATCGTCGACGGCTGGGCCGCTAAGGATGTCCATTCTGTCTCCAAGTATCCGCAGCTGGCTGACGACCCGGCTAATATAGTGTTTGTTCGAGATAGTAGGAGAAAGAGAAGAAAGAGCGGCCGCGCGCGGCACCGCTCGTGA